ATGACGCCGTGGCGGCGCAAGCCCAGGATGCACGCAACACCATCGCCTCGGCCAAACGCTTCATGGGGCGTGGCCTGAAAGACGTGGCAGAGGCAGGAAAGTTGCCGTACGACTTTGTGGTCGCAAACGACGCTGGCGCGGGCGGCATGGTCAGTCTCGCTACGGTGGATGGCAACAAGTCACCCGTCGAGATCAGCGCCGAGATCCTCGCCACGCTGCGCTACCGGGCCGAAGACACCTTCAACGACGATCTCTACGGCGCGGTGATCACCGTGCCCGCGTACTTTGACGACGCCCAGCGCCAGGCTACCAAGGATGCGGCCAAGCTCGCGGGCATCAACCTGCTGCGTCTCATCAACGAGCCCACGGCGGCAGCGATTGCCTATGGCCTGGACAACGCCAGCGAGGGCGTCTACGCCGTGTATGACCTGGGTGGGGGTACGTTTGATATTTCCATCCTGCGCCTGACGAAGGGGGTGTTCGAGGTGATCGCCACGGGCGGCGACTCTGCCCTCGGGGGCGATGACTACGACGCCGCGCTGGCAGAGTGGGTACTGCAACAGGTGGGGCAACAGGCGGTCACGCCTGCCGACAAGTCGGCCGTGCGCATGGCGGCGCGCCAATGCAAAGAGGCGCTGACTGCTACTGATTTGGTAGTGTTCAAGGCAGATTTATCTAGCGCTTCCGTGCAGTTTGACGTCAAACGTTCGGATTTTGATGCCGTGACCGCCGATCTGACTGCCCGCTCCATGGCGGCTGTGCGCCGTGCCCTGCGCGATGCGCATCTGGAGCGCGACGAGGTGCAGGGCGTGGTCATGGTGGGCGGCTCCACCCGCATGCCGCAGGTGCAACGGGCCGTGGCAGAGTTCTTCGGCAAGGAACCGTTGACCAATCTGAACCCGGACGAAGTGGTGGCCTTGGGAGCCGCCATCCAGGCCAACCAGCTGGCAGGTAACAACACCGCAGGTGACCTGCTGCTGCTGGATGTGATTCCGCTGTCTCTGGGCATCGAGACCATGGGCGGCTTGGTGGAGCGCATCGTCTCGCGCAACGAGACCATTCCCACCGCCAAGGCGCAGGACTTCACCACCTACAAGGATGGACAGACTGCTTTGGCCATCCATGTGGTGCAGGGCGAGCGCGATTTGGTGCAGGACTGCCGCAGCCTGGCGCGCTTTGAGTTGCGCGGTATTCCCCCCATGGCGGCAGGGGCTGCTCGCATCCGTGTGACCTTCACCGTCGATGCCGATGGCCTGCTGAGCGTGGCCGCCAAGGAGCAGGGCAGTGGGGTGGAGGCGCGCATTGATGTGAAACCGTCGTATGGCCTCACGGACGACGAAATAGCGCGCATGCTGCAGGACGGCTTTGCCACGGCTGCGCAAGACATGAAGGCCCGTGCCGTGGTCGAGGCCCGTGTGGACGCCGACCGCATGTTGATTGCTACGCAAAGCGCACTGGATGCGGATGGCGACGTGCTCAGCCCCAAGGAGCGGGCCGCCATCGACGCCCTGATGGTGGCCTTGCGCCACCAGCTGGACAGCGACGATGCAGCGGCTATCGAAGCAGCCACCGAAGCCCTGGCCAAGGGCACCGAGGCTTTCGCAGCCCAGCGCATGAACCGCGGTATCCAGCAGGCGCTGGCCGGCAAGAACGTCGCGAGCCTGTAATACGAGCCTGCGCATCCCTCTGAACAAGAAGAAAACCACCCCATGCCCGTCATCAAGATCCTTCCCCATCCCGAATACTGCCCTGCAGGCACTGAAATAACGGCGCCCGCAGGCACCTCGATCTGCGAAGCCCTGCTGGACAACCACATCAACATCGAGCACGCCTGCGACATGAGCTGCGCGTGCACCACCTGCCACGTCATCGTGCGCCAGGGGTTGAATTCGCTGAATGCGGCAGAAGAAGAGGAAGAAGACTTGCTGGACCGTGCCTGGGGCCTGGAGCCGCAGTCGCGCCTGTCGTGTCAGGCCATCCTGGCGCAGACCGATCTGGTGGTCGAAATTCCGAAGTACACGATCAACCACGCCAAGGAAAACCACTGATGTCCCGGCAAATTGTTCTGGACACGGAGACCACCGGCCTTTCGGCCGAGGGGGGTGACCGCATCATTGAACTGGGTTGTGTGGAGCTGCTCAACCGCAAGCTGACTGGTAACAATCTGCACCTGTACTTCAACCCGGGCCGCGACAGCCACGAGGACGCGCTGAAGGTGCACGGCATCAGCAATGAGTTTCTGAAGGACAAGCCCAAGTTTGCGGATGTGGTGGATGACATCCTGCAGTACCTGCAGGGCGCCGAGATCATCATCCACAACGCAGCGTTCGACGTGGGCTTCCTCAACAAGGAGCTGGAGCTGGTGGGGCGCCCGGCGTTTGGCACTTATGTGCAGAGCGTGACCGACACGCTGGCCATGGCCAAGGAGATGTACCCGGGAAAGCGCAATTCGCTGGACGCCCTGTGCGACCGCCTGGGCGTGGACAACTCGGGCCGGACGCTGCATGGTGCCTTGCTCGACGCCGAGTTGCTGGCCGATGTGTACATCAACCTCACACGCGGGCAGGACGCCCTGTTGATCACCGATGACGGCCATGACAGTGCCGACGGTGTGAAGGTGGCTGCCATTGATTTGCGTGGCCTTGCGCTGCCCGTGCTGCGGGCGAGCGAGCAGGAGCAGGCGGCGCATGCCGAGGTGCTCACGCAGATCGACAAGGCCAGCGGTGGCAAAACAATTTGGAGAACTCTCCAATCGGCCTAAAAAAGCTGTGCCATAATAGAGGGCTGTCGCAGCGACAAGGGTGATTAGCTCAGCGGTAGAGCACTGCCTTCACACGGCAGGGGTCACATGTTCGATCCATGTATCACCCACCAGTTGCTGCCAGACTTTTCGCAGCGGTATCTTTCTCCAAGGTGCTTGCGACGGGTGATTAGCTCAGCGGTAGAGCACTGCCTTCACACGGCAGGGGTCACATGTTCGATCCATGTATCACCCACCAATTTGAAAATCCCTGCAGGTTCTTGATCTGCAGGGATTTTTTCTTTTCCAGTCCGGGAGGCCCTGCAGCCCGCAAAACCGTCGTAGGGATCGGTGATGGAGCTTTGCGGGGGGCTGGCGCGCTACATTTGTCCCTCGTACCTGCAACGCAGCATCCATGATCACCTTCCACAATCCCTTGCACCAGGGGCATGCGCCCGTCCACGAATTCTTCCGGGGCGAACGTGTGCCGTGTTTTGAAAAGCCCGCACGGGTGGACTATGTGGAGGAGGCCCTGCGTGCACGCGGCCACTCTATGTTGGCTCCTGATGTGGACTGCAGTGCCGTGCTGGAGCAAGTGCACGCACCACGCTACTTGGCCTTTCTGCAAACCGCCTGGCCAGAATGGCTGGCGCTGGACCCCGCCAACGCTGCAGTACAACCCTTTCCGTCGGTGTGGCCAGTGCGTACGCTGCGCAGCGATGTGGAGCCCAACAACTTCGTGGCGCGCCTCGGTCTGTATTCGATGGACAACGGCACCCCGATGGCTGCCGGCACCTGGGCCGCAGCCAAGGCGGGGGCGGATGCGGCGGCCAGCGCAGCGGCTCGCGTAGCACAAGGCACGCGTGCCGCGTTTTGCTGCACACGGCCGCCAGGACACCATGCGGGCCCGGACTTCATGGGCGGCTATTGCTTTTTGAACAACGCCGCCGTGGCCGCACAGACCCTACGAAACCAGGGCGCCCAGCGTGTGGCAGTGCTGGATGTGGACTACCACCATGGCAACGGCACGCAGAGCATCTTTTACGACCGCAGTGATGTGCTGTTTATCAGCATCCACGGCGACCCGCGCACGGAGTACCCCTTTTACCTGGGCCACGCCGATGAGACGGGCGAGGGGGTTGGCGGCGGTTGCAACCTCAATCTGCCTTTGCCCGCCGGCACCAGCGCGGCGACCTGGTTCGAAGCGTTGGAGAGGGCGTGCGCCCGCATCGCGGAGCACCGCGCCGATGGGCTGGTGATATCGCTGGGGCTGGATGCCTTCGAGGGCGATCCCATCTCGCGGTTTGCACTGGCTTCGTCAGATTTCACGCGCCTGGGCGAGCGGCTGGCGCGGCTCGGTCTGCCCACGGTGTTTGTGCTTGAGGGCGGTTATGCGGCGGCCGAGCTGGGCACCAATGCCGTCAACGTGCTCGATGGTTTTGAACAGGCTGACCCGTCACTCGCCAGGTGAGGCATGGAGACACACGGATGATCGATATGGTGGATTGTGTGGTGGTGGGCGCGGGTGTGGTGGGGCTGGCAGTGGCCCGCGCGCTGGCGCTGCAGGGTAGGGAGGTGATGGTGCTGGAAGCGGCAGACGCCATCGGCACCGGCACCAGTTC
Above is a window of Acidovorax sp. KKS102 DNA encoding:
- the hscA gene encoding Fe-S protein assembly chaperone HscA, translating into MALLQISEPGQSPDPHQRRIAVGIDLGTTHSLVAAVRNGVSECLPDAQGRVLLPSVVRYLANGGRQIGYDAVAAQAQDARNTIASAKRFMGRGLKDVAEAGKLPYDFVVANDAGAGGMVSLATVDGNKSPVEISAEILATLRYRAEDTFNDDLYGAVITVPAYFDDAQRQATKDAAKLAGINLLRLINEPTAAAIAYGLDNASEGVYAVYDLGGGTFDISILRLTKGVFEVIATGGDSALGGDDYDAALAEWVLQQVGQQAVTPADKSAVRMAARQCKEALTATDLVVFKADLSSASVQFDVKRSDFDAVTADLTARSMAAVRRALRDAHLERDEVQGVVMVGGSTRMPQVQRAVAEFFGKEPLTNLNPDEVVALGAAIQANQLAGNNTAGDLLLLDVIPLSLGIETMGGLVERIVSRNETIPTAKAQDFTTYKDGQTALAIHVVQGERDLVQDCRSLARFELRGIPPMAAGAARIRVTFTVDADGLLSVAAKEQGSGVEARIDVKPSYGLTDDEIARMLQDGFATAAQDMKARAVVEARVDADRMLIATQSALDADGDVLSPKERAAIDALMVALRHQLDSDDAAAIEAATEALAKGTEAFAAQRMNRGIQQALAGKNVASL
- the fdx gene encoding ISC system 2Fe-2S type ferredoxin, whose protein sequence is MPVIKILPHPEYCPAGTEITAPAGTSICEALLDNHINIEHACDMSCACTTCHVIVRQGLNSLNAAEEEEEDLLDRAWGLEPQSRLSCQAILAQTDLVVEIPKYTINHAKENH
- the dnaQ gene encoding DNA polymerase III subunit epsilon, whose translation is MSRQIVLDTETTGLSAEGGDRIIELGCVELLNRKLTGNNLHLYFNPGRDSHEDALKVHGISNEFLKDKPKFADVVDDILQYLQGAEIIIHNAAFDVGFLNKELELVGRPAFGTYVQSVTDTLAMAKEMYPGKRNSLDALCDRLGVDNSGRTLHGALLDAELLADVYINLTRGQDALLITDDGHDSADGVKVAAIDLRGLALPVLRASEQEQAAHAEVLTQIDKASGGKTIWRTLQSA
- a CDS encoding histone deacetylase family protein, which translates into the protein MITFHNPLHQGHAPVHEFFRGERVPCFEKPARVDYVEEALRARGHSMLAPDVDCSAVLEQVHAPRYLAFLQTAWPEWLALDPANAAVQPFPSVWPVRTLRSDVEPNNFVARLGLYSMDNGTPMAAGTWAAAKAGADAAASAAARVAQGTRAAFCCTRPPGHHAGPDFMGGYCFLNNAAVAAQTLRNQGAQRVAVLDVDYHHGNGTQSIFYDRSDVLFISIHGDPRTEYPFYLGHADETGEGVGGGCNLNLPLPAGTSAATWFEALERACARIAEHRADGLVISLGLDAFEGDPISRFALASSDFTRLGERLARLGLPTVFVLEGGYAAAELGTNAVNVLDGFEQADPSLAR